In one window of Bdellovibrio bacteriovorus W DNA:
- a CDS encoding cytochrome oxidase maturation protein, cbb3-type (COG3197 Uncharacterized protein, possibly involved in nitrogen fixation) translates to MNVMALMIPMALVLGVGFVAAFFWASSRGQFDDLDTPAHRMLKDENERKHQ, encoded by the coding sequence ATGAATGTAATGGCTTTAATGATCCCCATGGCCCTGGTTTTAGGAGTTGGCTTCGTAGCTGCTTTTTTTTGGGCAAGCTCTCGGGGACAATTCGATGATCTCGATACACCAGCACACAGAATGTTAAAAGATGAAAACGAAAGGAAACATCAGTGA